From a region of the Dickeya poaceiphila genome:
- a CDS encoding FGGY-family carbohydrate kinase: MKDGCFIGVDVGSASVRAGVFDGNGQRLAFAVRPIEQFHPRPHVVEQSSVDIWQAVGTCVREALSVAAVDPSQVRAIGFDATCSLVAVGMQGQPVSVAEQDDPQRDIIMWMDHRAATETTDINATGDEALRYVGGEVSIEMELPKILWLKRHFPARYQHVWRFFDLADYLVWRATGTDAASVCTLTCKWNYLAHENRFSDSLLQAVGLADLPQKIPPRILQLGEAAGTLAADVAHDWGLPENVVVAGGIIDAHAGGLALVGSEPQGSLAIISGTSNCHMLVSRQPVEVPGVWGPYWGAMLPQWWLNEGGQSAAGALVEWTLRQHVQWPVLTAQAEQQHRSPYVVLNEWVELLEQREPLPTRHLHVLADHHGNRSPRANPAARGMVMGLTLEQGPNALARLYLATLQAIAYGTRHIIEALNQAGHRITRLVMCGGATKNPLWLREYAAITGCDIQLASEEDAVTLGAALLGAVACGAYPSLPQAAQSLVRPGLLIRADHRHQPFHDAKYQIYLQMYDYQQAAQQQMRRH; the protein is encoded by the coding sequence ATGAAAGACGGTTGCTTTATCGGTGTGGATGTCGGGTCGGCCAGCGTCAGAGCTGGGGTGTTTGACGGCAATGGTCAGCGTCTGGCGTTTGCGGTTCGGCCTATCGAACAGTTTCATCCCCGCCCTCACGTGGTGGAGCAATCGTCGGTGGATATCTGGCAGGCGGTCGGTACTTGTGTGCGTGAAGCGCTAAGCGTGGCGGCGGTTGATCCTTCGCAGGTGCGCGCCATCGGCTTTGACGCCACCTGCTCGCTGGTGGCGGTGGGGATGCAAGGGCAGCCGGTATCGGTGGCGGAACAGGACGACCCGCAGCGGGACATCATCATGTGGATGGATCACCGTGCCGCAACCGAAACCACTGATATCAACGCCACCGGCGACGAGGCACTGCGCTATGTGGGTGGTGAGGTCAGCATTGAGATGGAACTCCCCAAGATCCTGTGGCTGAAACGCCATTTCCCGGCACGTTATCAGCACGTCTGGCGCTTTTTCGATCTGGCGGACTATCTGGTGTGGCGTGCCACCGGCACAGATGCGGCCAGCGTCTGCACGTTGACCTGCAAGTGGAACTATCTGGCGCACGAAAACCGCTTTAGCGACAGCCTGTTGCAAGCGGTTGGGCTGGCTGACTTGCCGCAGAAAATTCCGCCGCGCATCCTGCAACTGGGTGAGGCTGCCGGAACGCTGGCGGCTGACGTGGCGCACGACTGGGGATTGCCGGAAAACGTGGTGGTCGCCGGCGGCATTATTGACGCTCATGCTGGCGGCCTGGCGCTGGTGGGCAGCGAACCGCAGGGGAGTCTGGCCATCATCAGCGGAACGTCTAACTGCCATATGCTGGTCAGCCGTCAGCCGGTCGAGGTGCCCGGCGTATGGGGACCGTACTGGGGAGCGATGTTGCCGCAGTGGTGGCTCAACGAAGGCGGGCAGAGCGCGGCGGGGGCGCTGGTGGAGTGGACCTTGCGCCAGCATGTGCAATGGCCGGTGTTGACCGCGCAGGCGGAACAACAGCACCGTAGCCCGTATGTCGTACTGAATGAGTGGGTGGAATTACTGGAGCAGCGTGAACCATTGCCGACCCGTCATCTGCATGTGCTGGCGGACCACCACGGCAACCGCTCACCGCGCGCCAACCCGGCTGCCCGAGGCATGGTGATGGGGCTGACGCTGGAACAGGGACCGAACGCGCTGGCGCGGCTCTATCTGGCGACGTTGCAGGCCATCGCCTACGGCACCCGGCACATTATCGAGGCGTTGAATCAGGCCGGTCATCGTATTACCCGGCTGGTGATGTGCGGCGGCGCGACCAAAAATCCGCTGTGGCTGCGGGAATACGCCGCCATTACGGGTTGCGATATTCAACTGGCGAGTGAGGAAGATGCGGTCACGCTCGGCGCGGCGTTGCTGGGGGCGGTGGCGTGCGGGGCGTATCCTTCGCTGCCGCAAGCGGCACAGTCGCTGGTGCGCCCCGGTTTGCTTATCCGCGCCGATCACCGCCATCAACCGTTTCACGATGCTAAATATCAGATTTATTTGCAGATGTATGACTACCAGCAGGCTGCACAGCAACAGATGCGCCGTCACTGA
- a CDS encoding signal transduction protein, translating to MLTLNLPVSPRWLSVGEREVLLVTNADLRESANLTCWPTQQQFESRLQSALEHQGYRMTRAHAVDNARGHGFISSQREGSDVFAALDPDAPVIVLLTAWQYSHHIAPSLVHHRGPVLLLANFDGTWPGLVGMLCMAGCLTSLGRGYSRLWSETFDDDAFRQGLATWLRDGAVNHKTGYLRPVSASHPVLATAAGQLGRQVGEYILRHKAIIGLFDTFCMGMINGMFPQQAMINIGMPIESLSQSALLVEMAKVPFALRESCLTWYEQRGMRFEFGDDGSRQLTRDQVLEQCAMMIAMARFVQRFGLSAVGVQYQQGLKDSCAASDFAEGAIGNAERFPLPDEQGEPIRPDVAIPCINEVDMGSAIPQVMLWHLLHGLGLPAETTLHDIRWGSEYQGVFYWDLEISGAVPFAHLKGGIAGATGYRQPPMFFPYGGSTIAGQGKAGRFVWARAHYEGTQVVMHIGTGTAVELPADEFERRRRATNYEWPLLNAVLDGVTRDDLMAGHQSNHLTVAYVDDDKLAEVLKAFVAQALTQHIRVWAAGDAHQLLAE from the coding sequence ATGTTGACACTGAATCTTCCCGTTTCACCCCGCTGGCTTTCCGTCGGCGAGCGCGAGGTCTTGCTGGTTACCAATGCGGACTTGCGGGAATCCGCCAACCTGACCTGCTGGCCAACCCAGCAGCAGTTTGAAAGTCGCCTGCAGAGCGCACTGGAGCACCAGGGATACCGCATGACGCGCGCTCATGCGGTGGACAACGCCCGTGGGCACGGTTTCATCAGCAGCCAGCGGGAAGGCAGCGACGTATTCGCCGCGCTCGACCCTGATGCGCCAGTGATTGTGTTGCTGACCGCCTGGCAGTATTCCCACCATATCGCCCCGTCGCTGGTGCATCATCGCGGCCCGGTGCTGCTGCTGGCCAACTTTGACGGCACCTGGCCGGGACTGGTGGGGATGTTGTGTATGGCGGGCTGTCTGACCAGCCTGGGGCGCGGTTATTCCCGGTTGTGGTCGGAAACCTTTGATGACGACGCGTTCCGTCAGGGGCTGGCGACCTGGCTGCGCGATGGTGCGGTGAACCACAAAACCGGCTACCTGCGCCCGGTGTCGGCCTCTCACCCGGTGCTGGCGACAGCTGCCGGACAGCTTGGCCGTCAGGTTGGGGAATACATTCTGCGACACAAGGCGATTATCGGGCTGTTCGACACCTTCTGCATGGGAATGATCAACGGCATGTTCCCGCAACAGGCGATGATCAATATCGGTATGCCGATTGAATCGTTGTCTCAGTCGGCGTTGCTGGTGGAGATGGCGAAGGTGCCGTTCGCCCTGCGGGAAAGCTGCCTGACATGGTATGAACAGCGCGGTATGCGCTTTGAGTTCGGCGATGACGGCAGCCGCCAGTTGACGCGCGATCAGGTGCTCGAACAGTGTGCGATGATGATTGCCATGGCGCGCTTCGTGCAGCGTTTCGGGCTGTCGGCGGTTGGCGTGCAGTATCAACAGGGGCTGAAGGATAGCTGCGCCGCGTCCGATTTCGCCGAAGGCGCGATCGGCAATGCGGAGCGTTTCCCGCTGCCGGATGAGCAAGGCGAGCCGATTCGTCCTGACGTCGCCATTCCCTGTATCAACGAGGTGGACATGGGCAGCGCCATTCCGCAGGTCATGTTGTGGCACTTGTTGCACGGGCTGGGATTACCGGCAGAAACCACGCTGCACGATATTCGCTGGGGCAGCGAATATCAGGGCGTGTTTTACTGGGATTTGGAAATTTCCGGCGCGGTGCCGTTCGCCCATCTTAAAGGCGGCATTGCCGGTGCTACCGGCTATCGTCAGCCGCCGATGTTCTTCCCGTATGGCGGTTCAACTATTGCTGGTCAGGGCAAAGCGGGGCGTTTTGTCTGGGCGCGGGCGCACTACGAAGGAACGCAGGTTGTCATGCATATCGGTACCGGTACCGCGGTGGAACTGCCTGCGGACGAGTTCGAGCGCCGTCGCCGTGCCACCAACTATGAGTGGCCGCTGCTTAATGCGGTACTGGATGGCGTCACCCGCGACGACCTGATGGCAGGCCACCAGAGTAACCATCTGACGGTGGCGTATGTAGACGACGATAAACTTGCTGAGGTGCTGAAAGCTTTTGTTGCTCAG